One genomic segment of Blattabacterium sp. (Blaberus giganteus) includes these proteins:
- a CDS encoding type B 50S ribosomal protein L31, producing the protein MKKKIHPENYRPVVFKDINNENMIICKSTVITKDSIHIDGNNYPLYKMEISSYSHPFFTGEKRFLGKTGPAEKFKKKYEKYKKL; encoded by the coding sequence ATGAAAAAAAAAATACATCCAGAAAATTATAGACCTGTTGTTTTTAAAGATATTAATAATGAAAACATGATTATTTGTAAATCAACAGTCATAACAAAAGATTCTATTCATATAGATGGAAATAATTATCCATTATACAAAATGGAAATATCTAGTTATTCACATCCCTTTTTTACCGGAGAAAAAAGGTTCCTAGGAAAAACAGGTCCCGCAGAGAAATTTAAGAAAAAATATGAAAAATATAAAAAATTATAA
- a CDS encoding 3-oxoacyl-ACP synthase III family protein, translated as MIRSIITGTGHYLPKKIIKKDHFLKHKFYDKKGSKIEKSNEKIINKFKKITEIEERRYINKGLFNSDIATIAAKRALKNSKIYQEDIDYIISAHNYGDIHPISYQSDFMPSIAAKVKNKLKIQNKKCRPYDMIFGCTGWIEGMILADQLLRSKHAKNILITSSETLSKVIDPHDRNSMIFSDGAGAAVLSAIEYLEDEKHGIIHYDTQCNNNEELYYLTNGPSLNPNYKKSMMNIRMNGRRIYEYALTEVPNMLKNILDHANLHLKDIKKILIHQANAKMDYAILKRLLKLYNYTSFNKDFLSKIMPMTIQKFGNSSVATVPTLLDLILKGEMPPHEIKPGDIILMASLGAGMNINGMIYRFPNKKNKYEKKNTSRKL; from the coding sequence ATGATTCGATCAATCATTACAGGAACAGGTCATTATTTACCAAAAAAAATTATAAAAAAAGATCATTTTTTGAAACATAAATTTTACGACAAAAAAGGATCAAAAATTGAAAAATCCAATGAAAAAATTATTAATAAATTTAAAAAAATTACAGAAATAGAGGAAAGGAGATATATAAATAAAGGATTATTTAATTCTGATATTGCGACTATTGCAGCAAAAAGAGCTTTAAAAAATTCTAAAATTTATCAAGAGGATATAGATTATATCATATCGGCTCACAATTATGGAGATATTCATCCTATTTCTTATCAGTCTGATTTTATGCCATCTATAGCGGCTAAAGTAAAAAATAAACTTAAAATACAAAATAAAAAATGTAGACCATATGATATGATTTTTGGTTGTACAGGATGGATAGAAGGAATGATTCTTGCCGATCAACTTTTGCGATCTAAACATGCTAAAAACATATTGATTACCAGTTCTGAAACTTTATCTAAAGTTATAGATCCGCATGATAGAAATTCCATGATTTTTTCCGATGGAGCAGGAGCGGCTGTTTTATCTGCTATAGAATATTTAGAAGACGAAAAACATGGAATTATTCATTATGATACTCAATGTAATAATAATGAAGAATTATATTATTTAACAAATGGTCCTTCTTTAAATCCTAATTATAAAAAATCAATGATGAATATTAGAATGAATGGGAGGAGAATTTATGAATATGCATTAACAGAAGTTCCAAATATGCTAAAAAATATACTTGATCATGCTAATTTACATCTTAAGGATATTAAAAAAATTCTTATTCATCAAGCTAATGCTAAAATGGATTATGCTATTTTAAAAAGATTGTTGAAATTATATAATTATACATCTTTTAATAAAGATTTTTTGTCGAAAATTATGCCAATGACAATACAAAAATTTGGAAATTCTTCTGTTGCTACTGTACCTACTTTATTAGATTTAATTCTGAAAGGAGAAATGCCGCCTCATGAGATTAAACCTGGAGATATCATTCTCATGGCTTCCTTAGGTGCTGGAATGAATATTAATGGAATGATTTACCGTTTTCCAAACAAAAAAAATAAATATGAAAAAAAAAATACATCCAGAAAATTATAG
- the ubiE gene encoding bifunctional demethylmenaquinone methyltransferase/2-methoxy-6-polyprenyl-1,4-benzoquinol methylase UbiE produces MKKDSDSLYSKEKKLKNMFDHIAHKYDLINRILSFGIDLIWRKKTIHLLCKFNKKKVQKILDLATGTGDIAILLANKFKHAFITGLDPSDKMIKIAKQKIKNNFFEKRVQIIQGYSQNIPFQNETFDIVTIAFGIRNFQYIHDSVREIYRILKPSGILVILEFSKPSNYWIKKIYYFYFHLVKKIGNFISKNHFAYNYLKESILSFPYCNRKMNKLLKYHKFDTIHIQKLTFGIVSLYFFKKKNDKIHFYNI; encoded by the coding sequence ATGAAAAAAGATTCTGATTCTCTTTATTCTAAAGAAAAAAAATTGAAAAACATGTTTGATCATATTGCTCATAAATACGATTTAATCAATCGCATATTATCTTTTGGAATAGATTTGATATGGAGAAAAAAAACAATTCATTTATTATGCAAATTTAACAAAAAAAAAGTTCAAAAAATACTAGATTTAGCTACTGGAACTGGAGATATAGCTATTCTATTAGCTAATAAGTTTAAACACGCTTTTATTACGGGATTAGATCCATCTGATAAAATGATAAAAATAGCTAAACAAAAAATAAAAAATAATTTCTTTGAAAAAAGAGTTCAAATCATTCAAGGATATTCGCAAAACATTCCGTTTCAAAATGAAACTTTTGATATAGTTACCATCGCTTTTGGAATAAGAAATTTTCAATACATTCATGATTCTGTTAGAGAAATATACAGAATATTAAAACCTTCAGGAATTTTAGTAATTTTAGAATTTTCTAAACCTTCTAACTATTGGATAAAAAAAATTTATTATTTTTATTTTCACTTAGTAAAAAAAATAGGGAATTTTATATCTAAAAATCATTTTGCTTACAATTATTTGAAGGAATCTATATTGTCTTTTCCCTATTGCAACAGAAAAATGAATAAACTTTTAAAATATCATAAATTTGATACAATTCACATACAAAAACTAACATTTGGAATTGTTTCTCTTTACTTTTTTAAAAAAAAAAATGATAAAATTCATTTTTACAATATTTAA
- a CDS encoding GH3 auxin-responsive promoter family protein, translated as MIKYLSGYFTSTFLKRRIKNIEFFMRYPIEIQNQLINQLILYAKNTEFGKKYGFCDIKKYKQFSERIPICKYTDLQNVINRIRKGEKNVLWPGEVKWFAKSSGTTNERSKYIPVTKLSMNACHYKAGKDMLSIYIHNHPKTKIFFGKAVRLGGSYELHRKYNTFYGDLSSILIQNMPFWVENICVPRKKIALMSEWEKKLENIVKETGIKDVRILLGVCSWLLIFLNKLLKKFEKKKIDEIWPNIEVIFHGGVSLKPYIYQYKKLFDKSINYYDVYSASEGFFAIQDQQNVEDLLLLLNHGIFYEFIPTEEIDNADPKIFSIEQVKLNKNYALVISTNAGLWRYIVGDTVRFTSLSPYRISISGRTTHYINSFGEELIVENAEKALNKACMKTNSMIHEYTAGPVYMNKENSGAHEWIIEFKKRPKNLCDFRNILDHELKSLNSDYEVKRYKNMILGPPIIYVARNGLFYDWLKKNKKLGGQNKIPRLSNDRRYINSILDMEKNKD; from the coding sequence ATGATCAAGTATTTATCTGGATATTTTACATCTACTTTTCTTAAAAGAAGAATTAAAAATATAGAGTTTTTTATGCGTTATCCAATAGAAATACAAAATCAATTAATCAATCAATTAATATTGTATGCAAAAAATACAGAATTCGGAAAAAAATATGGATTTTGTGACATCAAAAAATATAAGCAATTCTCAGAAAGAATTCCTATATGTAAATATACTGATTTACAAAATGTTATAAATAGAATTCGTAAAGGAGAAAAAAATGTATTATGGCCAGGAGAAGTCAAATGGTTTGCCAAATCCTCTGGAACTACTAACGAAAGAAGTAAATACATTCCTGTAACCAAATTATCAATGAATGCATGTCATTATAAAGCAGGAAAAGATATGTTATCCATTTATATTCATAATCATCCCAAAACAAAAATTTTTTTTGGAAAAGCCGTTCGTTTAGGAGGAAGTTACGAACTGCATAGAAAATATAATACATTTTATGGAGATTTATCTTCCATTTTAATTCAAAATATGCCTTTTTGGGTTGAAAATATTTGTGTTCCTAGAAAAAAAATAGCTTTAATGAGTGAATGGGAGAAAAAATTAGAAAACATAGTGAAAGAAACAGGAATAAAAGATGTTAGAATTTTATTAGGTGTTTGTTCTTGGTTATTGATTTTTTTAAACAAATTATTGAAAAAATTTGAAAAAAAAAAAATCGATGAAATATGGCCTAATATAGAGGTTATTTTTCATGGAGGAGTAAGTTTAAAACCTTATATTTATCAATATAAAAAATTATTTGATAAATCTATAAACTACTATGATGTATACAGTGCTTCAGAAGGTTTTTTCGCCATACAAGATCAACAAAATGTTGAAGATCTTCTGTTATTATTAAATCATGGTATATTTTATGAATTTATTCCTACAGAAGAAATAGATAATGCTGATCCTAAAATATTTTCTATTGAACAAGTAAAATTGAACAAAAATTATGCCCTTGTTATTTCTACTAATGCAGGATTATGGAGATATATAGTTGGAGATACTGTAAGATTTACTAGTTTATCTCCATATCGAATTTCCATTTCAGGAAGAACCACTCATTACATAAATTCTTTTGGGGAAGAATTAATTGTAGAAAATGCAGAAAAAGCTTTAAATAAAGCTTGCATGAAAACAAATTCTATGATTCATGAATATACTGCAGGACCTGTATATATGAATAAAGAAAATTCTGGAGCTCATGAATGGATTATAGAATTTAAAAAACGTCCAAAAAATTTATGTGACTTTAGAAATATTTTGGATCATGAATTAAAATCTTTGAATTCAGACTATGAAGTTAAACGATATAAAAATATGATTTTGGGTCCTCCTATTATATATGTAGCCAGAAATGGTTTATTTTATGATTGGTTAAAAAAAAATAAAAAATTAGGAGGACAAAATAAAATTCCTCGTTTATCCAATGATAGAAGATATATAAACTCTATTTTGGATATGGAAAAAAATAAAGACTAG